In one window of Candidatus Poribacteria bacterium DNA:
- a CDS encoding nucleotidyltransferase family protein, with amino-acid sequence MKAFLLAAGKGTRLRPLTYKIPKCLVPIRGIPLLDYWFDLLERHGIDEVLINLHHLADKVLNFLQLKEDELRKRNMRIITVYEPELLGSAGTILANRSFVYPGEDFLICNADNLTDADLSDLIEFHRSHEMPLTMGLFEADEPRRCGIAELDEKGTIVSFEEKPQNPKTNLANAGIYVARCSIFDYIPRKTPCDIGYDLLPKLVGNMKGRLIRGRLIDIGTPESYRIANEMWM; translated from the coding sequence ATGAAGGCCTTTCTGCTGGCAGCGGGGAAGGGAACGAGGCTGAGACCTTTAACATACAAGATTCCGAAATGCCTTGTGCCGATTCGGGGGATCCCGCTTTTGGACTACTGGTTTGATCTACTTGAAAGACATGGGATCGATGAGGTATTAATTAATCTGCACCACCTTGCGGATAAGGTGTTAAATTTTCTGCAACTCAAGGAGGATGAGCTGCGGAAGCGGAATATGAGAATCATCACAGTATATGAGCCGGAACTTCTGGGAAGCGCTGGAACGATACTTGCTAATAGATCCTTTGTCTATCCGGGTGAGGATTTCCTCATCTGTAACGCCGATAACCTTACGGATGCCGATCTGAGTGATCTTATCGAGTTCCATCGGTCACATGAGATGCCGCTGACGATGGGGCTATTCGAGGCCGATGAACCCCGAAGATGCGGCATAGCCGAGCTGGATGAGAAGGGAACGATTGTGAGTTTCGAGGAGAAGCCGCAAAATCCGAAGACCAACCTCGCCAATGCCGGCATATATGTCGCTAGATGCTCGATCTTCGACTATATACCTCGCAAAACCCCCTGTGATATCGGCTACGATCTGCTCCCAAAGCTCGTCGGCAATATGAAGGGCCGGCTCATCCGGGGAAGGTTGATCGATATCGGCACCCCGGAGAGCTACAGGATCGCGAATGAGATGTGGATGTGA